In Halogranum gelatinilyticum, the following are encoded in one genomic region:
- a CDS encoding plastocyanin/azurin family copper-binding protein, translated as MTDTQTRRDVLRGLAVGGVGIALAGCAGSSGSGSGGGTTDAGGDDGTTAGGSDSGSDAGGSSGSGGDADLTIEVGPGGEFKYTPESPTVSKGATVKWVWKSDMHNIVIEKKPSGSDWSGTKGGSSETFDEGYTYTHTFETTGTYEYYCSPHESVGMAASITVE; from the coding sequence ATGACCGACACGCAGACCAGACGGGACGTGCTGCGAGGACTCGCAGTCGGCGGCGTCGGGATCGCGCTCGCCGGCTGTGCAGGAAGCTCCGGCTCCGGTTCCGGCGGTGGGACCACCGACGCCGGTGGCGACGACGGAACGACCGCGGGCGGGTCCGACTCCGGGTCGGACGCCGGCGGGTCGAGTGGCTCCGGCGGCGACGCCGACCTGACCATCGAAGTCGGTCCGGGCGGCGAGTTCAAGTACACCCCGGAGAGCCCGACGGTCTCGAAAGGTGCCACGGTCAAGTGGGTCTGGAAGTCCGACATGCACAACATCGTCATCGAGAAGAAACCGAGCGGCTCCGACTGGAGCGGCACGAAGGGTGGCTCCTCGGAGACGTTCGACGAGGGCTACACGTACACCCACACGTTCGAGACGACGGGCACGTACGAGTACTACTGCTCGCCCCACGAGAGCGTCGGGATGGCCGCCTCGATCACCGTCGAGTAG
- a CDS encoding nitrate reductase subunit alpha has translation MSRNDTAHDETAEESDASDRDDHRNPEVGDPAGEPAQPVDDDGSVSSGSVSRRSFLEGLGVASVLGIGGASATDDSLFEMDGLQTVGDPIGDYPYRDWEDLYREEWDWDSVSRSTHSVNCTGSCSWNVYVKNGQVWREEQAGDYPRFDESLPDPNPRGCQKGACYTDYVNADQRIKHPLKRVGERGEGKWKRISWDEALTEIAEHVVDEVQDGRYDAISGFTPIPAMSPVSFASGSRLINLLGGVSHSFYDWYSDLPPGQPITWGTQTDNAESADWYNADYIIAWGSNINVTRIPDAKYFLDAGYNGTKRVGVFTDYSQTAIHTDEWVSPEPGTDTALALGMAQTIVDEGLHDEAHLKEQTDMPLLVRQDTGKFLRASEVPAVNTDADRPEWMLLMADSDGQLREAPGSLGERDGQKDYSKSIELDFDPQLDAEQTVHTTDGSVRVRTVWNELRDELAQYDPETVHEETGVGTETYQRVAREFAEVDKAKIIQGKGVNDWYHNDLGNRAIQLLVTLTGNLGRQGTGLDHYVGQEKIWTFHGWKTLSFPTGKVRGVPTTLWTYYHAGILDNTDEDTAEKIRESIDKDWMPVYPEERSDGSRPDPSTMFVWRGNYFNQAKGNVAVEDELWPKLDLVVDINFRMDSTAMYSDIVLPTASHYEKHDLSMTDMHTYVHPFTPAVEPLGESKTDWQIFRELAAKIQEVATERGVEPIDDRKFDREIDLTTIYDDYVRDWASGEEDALAEDRAACEYILEHSEESNPADSDEQITFADTVEEPKRLLESGDHWTSDIEEGEAYTPWKDFVQDKNPWPTATGRQQYYIDHDWFLELGEQLPTHKEGPTNTGGDYPMEYNTPHGRWSIHSTWRDSEKLLRLQRGEPVVYLHPEDAAERGIEDGDTVEVFNDLAEVELQAKLYPSSQRGTARMYFAWERFQFPGDTDFNSLVPMYMKPTQLVQYPEDTGEHLYFFPNYWGPTGVNSDVRVDVRKQGGTNE, from the coding sequence ATGAGTCGAAACGACACAGCACACGACGAGACGGCGGAGGAATCGGACGCATCGGACCGCGACGACCACCGAAATCCCGAGGTCGGCGACCCGGCAGGCGAACCGGCCCAACCGGTCGACGACGACGGGTCGGTGAGTAGCGGCTCCGTCTCCCGGCGGAGCTTCCTCGAAGGCCTCGGCGTCGCGTCGGTCCTCGGCATCGGTGGCGCGTCGGCGACGGACGACAGTCTGTTCGAGATGGACGGACTCCAGACCGTCGGCGACCCCATCGGGGACTACCCCTACCGCGACTGGGAGGACCTCTACCGCGAGGAGTGGGACTGGGACTCGGTGTCCCGGTCGACCCACAGCGTCAACTGCACCGGCAGCTGCTCGTGGAACGTCTACGTCAAGAACGGCCAGGTCTGGCGCGAGGAACAGGCCGGCGACTATCCACGGTTCGACGAGAGCCTCCCGGATCCGAACCCGCGCGGCTGTCAGAAGGGTGCGTGTTACACCGACTACGTCAACGCCGACCAGCGTATCAAACATCCGCTCAAGCGCGTCGGCGAGCGCGGCGAGGGCAAGTGGAAACGCATCTCGTGGGACGAGGCGTTGACCGAGATCGCCGAGCACGTCGTCGACGAGGTTCAAGACGGCCGCTACGATGCCATCAGCGGCTTCACGCCCATCCCGGCGATGTCACCCGTCAGCTTCGCCAGCGGCTCGCGGCTCATCAATCTGCTCGGCGGGGTCAGCCACTCCTTTTACGACTGGTACTCGGACTTGCCGCCAGGCCAGCCCATCACGTGGGGGACCCAGACTGACAACGCCGAGAGTGCCGACTGGTACAACGCCGACTACATCATCGCGTGGGGCTCGAACATCAACGTCACACGCATCCCCGACGCGAAGTACTTCCTCGATGCGGGCTACAACGGGACGAAGCGCGTCGGCGTCTTCACCGACTATTCGCAGACGGCCATCCACACCGACGAGTGGGTCAGCCCCGAACCCGGCACCGACACGGCACTCGCGCTCGGCATGGCCCAGACCATCGTCGACGAGGGACTCCACGACGAGGCACATCTCAAAGAGCAGACGGATATGCCGCTGCTCGTCCGGCAGGACACCGGCAAGTTCCTTCGGGCGAGCGAGGTGCCCGCGGTGAACACCGATGCCGACCGGCCGGAGTGGATGTTGCTCATGGCCGACTCGGACGGACAGCTGCGAGAGGCACCCGGCTCGCTCGGCGAGCGCGACGGGCAGAAGGACTACTCGAAGAGCATCGAACTCGACTTCGACCCGCAGCTGGACGCCGAACAGACGGTCCATACGACGGACGGGAGTGTCCGAGTCCGGACCGTGTGGAACGAACTTCGCGACGAACTCGCACAGTACGACCCGGAGACGGTCCACGAGGAGACGGGCGTCGGCACGGAGACCTACCAGCGGGTCGCCCGCGAGTTCGCCGAGGTCGACAAGGCGAAGATCATCCAGGGGAAGGGCGTCAACGACTGGTATCACAACGACCTCGGGAACCGTGCCATCCAACTGCTCGTCACGCTGACCGGGAACCTCGGCAGGCAGGGAACGGGCCTCGACCACTACGTCGGCCAGGAGAAGATCTGGACGTTCCACGGCTGGAAGACGCTCTCGTTCCCGACCGGGAAAGTCCGTGGCGTCCCGACGACGCTGTGGACGTACTACCACGCGGGTATCCTCGACAACACCGACGAGGACACCGCCGAGAAGATCCGCGAGTCCATCGACAAGGACTGGATGCCGGTCTACCCCGAGGAGCGCTCGGATGGCTCGCGGCCCGACCCCTCGACGATGTTCGTCTGGCGGGGTAACTACTTCAACCAGGCGAAGGGGAACGTCGCCGTCGAGGACGAACTGTGGCCGAAACTCGACCTCGTCGTCGACATCAACTTCCGGATGGACTCGACGGCGATGTACTCGGACATCGTGTTGCCGACGGCGAGCCACTACGAGAAACACGACCTGTCGATGACGGATATGCACACCTACGTGCATCCGTTCACGCCCGCGGTCGAGCCACTGGGCGAGTCGAAGACCGACTGGCAGATCTTCCGCGAACTCGCCGCGAAGATTCAGGAGGTCGCAACGGAGCGCGGTGTCGAGCCCATCGACGACCGGAAGTTCGACCGTGAGATCGACCTCACGACGATCTACGACGACTACGTCCGCGACTGGGCCTCGGGCGAGGAGGACGCGCTCGCGGAGGACCGCGCAGCCTGTGAGTACATCCTCGAGCACTCCGAGGAGTCGAACCCCGCCGACAGCGACGAGCAGATCACCTTCGCCGACACCGTCGAGGAGCCGAAGCGGCTGCTCGAATCGGGCGACCACTGGACCTCGGACATCGAGGAGGGTGAGGCCTACACGCCGTGGAAAGACTTCGTCCAGGACAAGAACCCGTGGCCGACGGCGACGGGCCGACAGCAGTACTACATCGACCACGACTGGTTCCTCGAACTCGGCGAACAGCTGCCGACTCACAAGGAGGGGCCGACGAACACGGGTGGCGACTACCCGATGGAGTACAACACCCCCCACGGCCGGTGGTCCATCCACTCGACGTGGCGGGACAGCGAGAAGCTCCTGCGGCTCCAGCGGGGTGAGCCAGTCGTCTATCTCCACCCCGAGGACGCCGCCGAGCGCGGCATCGAGGACGGCGATACGGTCGAGGTGTTCAACGACCTCGCCGAGGTCGAACTGCAGGCGAAGCTCTATCCGAGCAGCCAGCGCGGCACCGCGCGGATGTACTTCGCGTGGGAACGCTTCCAGTTCCCCGGCGACACCGACTTCAACTCGCTCGTGCCGATGTACATGAAGCCGACGCAGCTGGTACAGTACCCCGAAGACACGGGTGAACATCTGTACTTCTTCCCCAACTACTGGGGACCGACGGGCGTCAACAGCGACGTCCGTGTCGACGTGCGGAAGCAGGGAGGGACCAACGAATGA
- the nosZ gene encoding TAT-dependent nitrous-oxide reductase, whose protein sequence is MSDSTSSADSTDPERVVEEYENQLEDVLADVEETTPRTDDDLSLELAGLQLDRRDFLKAGAVAGAMTGLAGCAGSLPTGGDGSNAANTGSDDVPEHRVPPGEHDEYYGFWSGGHSGEIRVLGIPSMRELTRIPVFNTEGARGYGYDDQTDEMLEEAGDYTWGDNHHPNLSETDGKYDGEYLYVNDKANGRIARVNLKYFETDAITDVPNVQAVHGTCVLSPDTKYILGNGEFRTPLPNDGRDLDNPENYTSLLSAVDPESMETKWQVKVDGNLDIIDSGKEGRWAISSAYNSEEAVEIEGMSHDDRDYVKAFDIPAIEQAVERGKYEEVNGVPIVDGTQSSTLNKGDRPIVRYVPTPKSPHCVEVEPNGDYAMIAGKLSPTVTILDIDKLGEVSDPADAVVGRPKVGLGPLHTTFDGNGHAYTSLFIDSQAVKWDIEKAVEAEEGSTDPVIEKIDVHYNPGHIQAVKAMTTDPDGEWLISLNKLSKDRFLPVGPIHPDNDQLIHIGQGEKEMELVADHPAYPEPHDCVFADAETISPATTWDKEDYAGEKPFVTEKDSGVERTGEQSVHVKSSVKRSEYGMSEFTVKEGDEVTLTVTNIEDVRDVIHGVAIPEHDVNLAIAPQDTREVTFTADEPGVYWIYCTYFCSALHLEMRSRMLVEPRE, encoded by the coding sequence ATGTCAGACTCTACGTCGAGTGCCGACAGTACCGACCCGGAACGAGTCGTCGAAGAGTACGAGAACCAACTGGAGGACGTCCTCGCGGACGTCGAGGAGACGACGCCGCGGACGGACGACGACCTGTCGCTCGAACTCGCCGGCCTCCAACTCGACCGTCGGGACTTCCTCAAGGCCGGTGCGGTCGCCGGTGCGATGACGGGGCTGGCCGGCTGTGCGGGCAGCCTGCCGACGGGCGGTGACGGGAGCAACGCAGCCAACACGGGCAGCGACGACGTGCCCGAACACCGTGTTCCGCCCGGCGAGCACGACGAGTACTACGGCTTCTGGTCCGGTGGCCACTCCGGAGAGATTCGCGTCCTCGGCATCCCCTCGATGCGGGAGCTGACGCGCATCCCCGTGTTCAACACCGAAGGCGCACGCGGGTACGGCTACGACGACCAGACCGACGAGATGCTGGAAGAGGCGGGCGACTACACGTGGGGTGACAACCACCACCCGAACCTCTCGGAGACGGACGGCAAGTACGACGGCGAGTATCTCTACGTCAACGACAAGGCGAACGGCCGCATCGCCCGAGTGAACCTCAAGTACTTCGAGACTGACGCCATCACGGACGTGCCGAACGTGCAGGCGGTCCACGGTACCTGTGTCCTGAGTCCCGACACGAAGTACATCCTCGGAAACGGCGAGTTCCGGACGCCGCTACCGAACGACGGCCGCGACCTCGACAACCCGGAGAACTACACCTCGCTGCTCAGCGCCGTCGACCCCGAGTCGATGGAGACGAAGTGGCAGGTGAAAGTCGACGGCAACCTCGACATCATCGACTCCGGCAAGGAGGGACGGTGGGCCATCTCCTCGGCGTACAACTCCGAGGAGGCGGTCGAAATCGAGGGGATGAGCCACGACGACCGCGACTACGTGAAGGCGTTCGACATCCCGGCCATCGAGCAGGCGGTCGAACGCGGCAAGTACGAGGAGGTCAACGGCGTCCCCATCGTCGACGGGACGCAGTCGAGCACGCTCAACAAGGGCGACCGGCCGATTGTACGGTACGTCCCGACGCCGAAGAGCCCCCACTGTGTCGAGGTCGAACCGAACGGCGACTACGCGATGATCGCGGGCAAGCTCTCGCCGACCGTGACCATCCTCGACATCGACAAGCTCGGCGAGGTGTCGGACCCGGCGGACGCCGTCGTCGGCCGGCCGAAGGTTGGCCTCGGCCCGCTCCACACCACGTTCGACGGCAACGGCCACGCCTACACCAGTCTGTTCATCGACTCGCAGGCGGTCAAGTGGGACATCGAGAAGGCCGTCGAGGCCGAGGAGGGGTCGACCGACCCCGTCATCGAGAAGATCGACGTCCACTACAACCCCGGCCACATCCAGGCCGTGAAGGCGATGACGACCGACCCGGATGGCGAGTGGCTCATCAGTCTGAACAAGCTCTCGAAGGACCGCTTCCTCCCCGTCGGCCCCATCCACCCGGACAACGACCAGCTCATCCACATCGGCCAGGGCGAGAAGGAGATGGAACTCGTCGCCGACCATCCGGCGTATCCCGAACCCCACGACTGTGTGTTCGCGGACGCCGAGACCATCTCCCCCGCGACGACGTGGGACAAAGAGGACTACGCGGGCGAGAAGCCGTTCGTCACCGAGAAAGACTCCGGTGTCGAGCGGACCGGCGAGCAGAGCGTCCACGTCAAGTCCTCGGTCAAACGCTCGGAGTACGGCATGTCCGAGTTCACCGTCAAGGAGGGCGACGAGGTGACGCTCACCGTCACCAACATCGAGGACGTCCGCGACGTGATTCACGGCGTCGCCATCCCCGAACACGACGTCAACCTCGCCATCGCCCCGCAGGACACCCGTGAGGTGACGTTCACGGCCGACGAGCCCGGCGTGTACTGGATCTACTGCACGTACTTCTGCAGCGCGCTCCACCTGGAGATGCGTTCGCGGATGCTCGTCGAACCGCGCGAGTAG
- a CDS encoding helix-turn-helix domain-containing protein — protein sequence MDRGVYAELEVTGDSICHVADASRLTTVRSVSRSAASGEDVATVDFTADTAADLGEVREVFEYDDKTVYRVARGEGEPPQCACEVVECHGCPVRHLQADDGGITFTFVASDLASLREIVVDLREHYAGVSLRRLTRSEQPDGTGDLVFVDRTVLTDRQCEVLETAHEMGYFDHPKRANATEVAERLDINRSTFAEHLSAAQSKLLDVILDE from the coding sequence ATGGATCGCGGCGTCTATGCGGAACTGGAAGTGACCGGCGACTCGATCTGCCACGTTGCAGATGCGTCGAGGCTGACGACGGTTCGAAGCGTCTCCCGGTCGGCAGCCTCGGGCGAGGACGTTGCCACCGTCGACTTCACGGCCGATACGGCCGCCGACCTCGGCGAGGTTCGGGAGGTGTTCGAGTACGACGACAAGACGGTCTACCGCGTCGCCCGTGGGGAGGGGGAGCCTCCACAGTGTGCATGTGAGGTCGTCGAGTGTCACGGCTGTCCGGTTCGTCACCTCCAGGCGGACGACGGCGGTATCACGTTCACGTTCGTCGCCAGCGACCTGGCGTCGCTCCGTGAGATCGTCGTCGACCTCCGCGAGCACTACGCTGGCGTCTCGCTGCGCCGACTCACACGGTCGGAACAGCCCGACGGCACCGGCGACCTCGTCTTCGTCGACCGGACGGTACTCACCGACCGGCAGTGTGAGGTCTTGGAGACGGCCCACGAGATGGGCTACTTCGACCATCCGAAGCGGGCGAACGCGACGGAGGTGGCCGAGCGACTCGACATCAACCGCTCGACGTTCGCCGAACATCTCTCGGCGGCGCAGTCGAAACTGCTCGACGTGATCCTCGACGAGTGA
- a CDS encoding DUF7560 family zinc ribbon protein, producing MSRQFVFTCPECALETDVDGDIRAELLEDGCLLCDASVTTDAFSPLTGTSTR from the coding sequence GTGTCACGTCAGTTCGTATTCACCTGCCCGGAGTGTGCACTCGAGACGGACGTCGACGGCGACATCCGCGCCGAACTCCTCGAAGACGGCTGTCTGCTGTGTGATGCGTCGGTGACCACCGACGCCTTCTCCCCACTGACCGGAACCAGCACGCGGTGA
- a CDS encoding QcrA and Rieske domain-containing protein: MHQETPNTDDDCDGCCSDCPDDGEGYRPSIFSDTRAALQRRDYAKLLATVGGMTAVGSLAAPLAGLTRVFERSYTGPVYSDGIYLVDGEGNRITESALSEGEKLTVFPEPRPGIEKAPTLLVRHAEDAYGGETKTEYTVGGYAAYSKVCTHAGCMVSNEEGETLVCPCHFGKFDPTAGAKVVGGPPPRALPQLPITLSSDGYLIATGDFNGTVGPGGD; the protein is encoded by the coding sequence ATGCACCAGGAGACACCGAACACGGACGACGACTGTGACGGCTGTTGTTCGGACTGTCCGGACGACGGCGAGGGGTACCGACCGAGCATCTTCAGCGACACGCGGGCCGCGCTGCAACGGCGTGACTACGCGAAGCTGCTCGCAACCGTCGGGGGAATGACCGCCGTCGGCAGCCTCGCCGCGCCGCTCGCCGGTCTGACCCGCGTCTTCGAGCGGTCCTACACCGGCCCGGTCTACTCCGACGGCATCTACCTCGTCGACGGCGAGGGCAACCGCATCACGGAGTCGGCACTGTCGGAGGGTGAGAAGCTGACCGTCTTCCCCGAGCCGCGGCCGGGTATCGAGAAGGCACCGACGCTGCTCGTCCGTCACGCCGAGGACGCGTACGGCGGCGAGACGAAGACCGAGTACACCGTCGGCGGCTACGCCGCTTACTCGAAGGTCTGTACGCACGCGGGCTGTATGGTCTCGAACGAGGAGGGCGAGACGCTCGTCTGCCCGTGTCACTTCGGGAAGTTCGACCCGACCGCGGGCGCGAAGGTCGTCGGCGGACCGCCGCCGCGGGCACTGCCACAGCTCCCCATCACGCTCTCCAGTGACGGCTATCTCATCGCAACGGGCGACTTCAACGGCACGGTCGGCCCGGGGGGTGACTGA
- a CDS encoding heme-copper oxidase family protein has translation MSFAPTGVETDYQPPMALPLRHFVVGLVSLVVAGVVGVAVALGVDSALLPLAGLHLLLVGWVGVTIMGAMTQFVPVWSGTQLHSRRLAALQLWLVAGGLAGFVISLTTGTFAALSVFGGLMLAGLWLFAYNLVRTLPPLSECDITELHFAVAVGFVALLSTLGYALAVDLTTPFLAAVGLQRTHVVQAHATVAIFGAVLTTVVGALYQLGPMFTQTEPDGVDHRLRQFEAWGYPAGVLCLAGGRLLAVRPLARLGAALVLVSLLLVAVLLARRLVETSVDPSPMLRRYGVVSVTLAGWAVLTAPSWLRDPLDPGATLGGAAATSLLVVGVVGFVVLGTLYHVVPFIVWEDAYSDRLGFEEVPMIDDLYDHRRASLDFLALTTGLGCLVGTQLGLLPPVARRVGAVLALGGVSLFATNLLTVVRQHGDTTVPGLLTGRGADDERTTSGG, from the coding sequence ATGAGCTTCGCACCGACCGGTGTCGAGACCGACTACCAGCCACCGATGGCGCTGCCGCTTCGTCACTTCGTCGTGGGCCTCGTGTCACTCGTCGTGGCGGGGGTCGTCGGTGTCGCCGTGGCACTGGGTGTCGACAGCGCGCTGCTCCCACTCGCCGGCCTCCACCTCCTGCTCGTCGGCTGGGTTGGCGTCACCATCATGGGGGCGATGACGCAGTTCGTCCCGGTCTGGTCGGGGACGCAACTGCACTCCCGGCGACTCGCCGCACTCCAACTGTGGCTCGTCGCCGGCGGGCTCGCTGGATTCGTCATCTCGCTGACGACCGGGACGTTCGCAGCACTCTCGGTCTTCGGGGGACTCATGCTCGCTGGACTGTGGCTGTTCGCCTACAACCTCGTGCGGACGCTCCCACCTCTCTCCGAGTGTGACATCACCGAGCTACACTTCGCGGTCGCCGTCGGCTTCGTCGCCCTGCTCTCGACGCTCGGCTACGCACTCGCCGTGGACCTCACGACGCCGTTCCTCGCGGCGGTCGGGCTACAGCGGACACACGTCGTGCAGGCGCACGCGACGGTGGCCATCTTCGGGGCCGTCCTGACGACGGTCGTCGGGGCACTCTACCAGCTCGGGCCGATGTTCACCCAGACCGAACCGGACGGCGTCGACCACCGGCTCCGACAGTTCGAAGCGTGGGGCTACCCCGCCGGTGTCCTCTGTCTCGCCGGTGGACGACTGCTCGCGGTCCGGCCACTCGCCCGTCTCGGTGCGGCGCTGGTTCTCGTCTCTCTTTTGCTCGTCGCCGTCCTCCTCGCACGCCGACTGGTCGAGACCAGCGTCGACCCGTCGCCGATGCTCCGCCGCTACGGCGTCGTGAGCGTCACCCTGGCGGGCTGGGCAGTCCTCACGGCCCCGTCGTGGCTGCGGGACCCGCTCGACCCGGGCGCGACGCTCGGGGGGGCCGCGGCGACGTCGTTGCTCGTGGTCGGCGTCGTCGGCTTCGTCGTCCTCGGCACCCTGTACCACGTCGTCCCCTTCATCGTCTGGGAGGACGCGTACAGCGACCGCCTCGGCTTCGAGGAGGTTCCGATGATCGACGACCTCTACGACCACCGTCGCGCGTCGCTCGACTTCCTCGCGTTGACGACGGGGCTGGGCTGTCTCGTCGGCACACAGCTCGGACTGCTGCCGCCGGTCGCCCGCCGTGTCGGTGCCGTCCTCGCGCTCGGCGGCGTCTCGCTGTTCGCGACGAACCTCCTCACCGTCGTCCGACAGCACGGCGACACCACCGTCCCTGGGCTCCTCACCGGCCGTGGTGCCGACGACGAGCGGACGACGTCCGGCGGGTAG
- a CDS encoding cupin domain-containing protein — protein sequence MAELVALDDLTETPHAEVFDGDPRTVRLKLAAGEGVATHRHPGTTVLFHVVSGALTLTLDDETYDLDAGDIVRFDGEREVSPEAVDDSVAVVVFVPNSDDD from the coding sequence ATGGCAGAACTCGTTGCACTCGACGACCTCACCGAGACGCCGCACGCGGAGGTGTTCGACGGGGATCCGCGAACCGTCCGACTGAAACTCGCCGCTGGCGAAGGGGTTGCAACCCACCGCCATCCGGGGACGACGGTCCTCTTCCACGTGGTCTCCGGGGCGCTCACGCTCACCCTCGACGACGAGACCTACGACCTCGACGCGGGCGACATCGTCCGGTTCGACGGCGAGCGCGAAGTCTCTCCGGAGGCTGTCGACGACAGCGTCGCCGTCGTCGTGTTCGTCCCAAACTCGGACGACGACTGA
- a CDS encoding cytochrome b yields MSRLDRLGDRADGAGSRAYEWLDTRFDVDSGREFLGKAFPAEDSFLLGEVALFCFLMLILTGLFLGMFFEPSTSDVEYEGSVEKFQGEEVPEAFASVLHITYDIPFGMFIRRMHHWAAHLFVASIGLHMLRVFFTGAYRNPREPNWLVGTGLAGLAMGAAYTGYALPFDEFAATATGIGYNLAISVPLVGDVLGKAFFGGEFPSSATIPRLYFLHVLVIPIAIGGLLAVHMAILLRQKHTEAPRDSDVQGPAPSTRAERSDDAVASDGGSGATVSKDDDSVVVGLPAFPNQAAVSAVVFFLTVATLSTLAGFLPVHNIAEYGPNNPAGTPELIMPDWFLMWVYGFLKLLPSWLSFTVPVLGIHVSAEFVGGVLMPTLVFGLVAVWPFVDYDEKPVHFTANPLARPWQTAVGVAAVQFIMIASIAGMNNLLGRAVGVGTGVINPILTVALVAVPAGSGYLTYRMLRDDSERQQANSGPEVAGDD; encoded by the coding sequence ATGTCGCGACTCGACCGTCTCGGCGACCGAGCCGACGGCGCGGGGAGCCGCGCCTACGAATGGCTGGACACCCGGTTCGACGTCGACAGCGGCCGGGAGTTCCTCGGCAAGGCGTTCCCCGCCGAGGACTCGTTCCTGCTCGGGGAGGTGGCACTGTTCTGCTTCCTGATGCTCATCCTGACGGGACTGTTCCTCGGGATGTTCTTCGAACCCTCCACGAGCGACGTGGAGTACGAGGGGAGCGTCGAGAAGTTCCAAGGTGAAGAGGTGCCGGAGGCGTTCGCGAGCGTCCTGCACATCACCTACGACATCCCGTTCGGGATGTTCATCCGGCGGATGCACCACTGGGCGGCCCATCTGTTCGTCGCCTCCATCGGGTTGCATATGCTCAGGGTGTTCTTCACCGGGGCGTACAGAAACCCGCGAGAGCCGAACTGGCTCGTCGGCACCGGTCTCGCGGGGCTGGCGATGGGGGCGGCGTACACGGGCTACGCGCTCCCCTTCGACGAGTTCGCCGCGACGGCGACGGGCATCGGCTACAACCTCGCCATCTCGGTGCCGCTCGTCGGCGACGTCCTGGGGAAGGCGTTCTTCGGCGGGGAGTTCCCGTCGAGCGCGACCATCCCGCGGCTGTACTTCCTCCACGTACTCGTCATCCCCATCGCCATCGGCGGGCTGTTGGCGGTCCACATGGCCATCCTGCTCCGGCAGAAGCACACCGAAGCTCCTCGTGACAGTGACGTCCAGGGGCCCGCGCCGTCGACGCGGGCGGAACGCTCCGACGACGCCGTGGCGAGCGACGGTGGGAGCGGGGCGACGGTGTCAAAGGACGACGACAGCGTCGTCGTCGGGCTCCCGGCGTTCCCGAACCAAGCGGCCGTGAGCGCGGTCGTCTTCTTCCTGACGGTGGCGACGCTGTCGACGCTGGCGGGCTTCCTGCCGGTCCACAACATCGCGGAGTACGGCCCGAACAACCCCGCGGGAACACCGGAGCTGATCATGCCCGACTGGTTCCTGATGTGGGTCTACGGCTTCCTGAAGCTCCTGCCCTCGTGGCTGTCGTTCACCGTCCCTGTGCTCGGCATCCACGTGTCGGCGGAGTTCGTCGGCGGCGTGTTGATGCCGACGCTGGTCTTCGGTCTCGTCGCCGTCTGGCCGTTCGTCGACTACGACGAGAAGCCGGTCCACTTCACAGCGAACCCGTTGGCCCGGCCGTGGCAGACGGCCGTCGGAGTCGCGGCGGTTCAGTTCATCATGATCGCCTCTATCGCAGGCATGAACAACCTGCTGGGACGGGCGGTCGGCGTCGGGACGGGCGTCATCAACCCGATTCTGACCGTCGCGCTCGTCGCCGTTCCGGCAGGTTCGGGCTATCTGACCTACCGGATGCTGCGTGACGACAGCGAGCGACAGCAGGCGAACAGCGGCCCGGAGGTGGCCGGCGATGACTGA